One stretch of Theropithecus gelada isolate Dixy chromosome 12, Tgel_1.0, whole genome shotgun sequence DNA includes these proteins:
- the MAIP1 gene encoding m-AAA protease-interacting protein 1, mitochondrial isoform X2, with the protein MALAARLLPQLRHSGSLPCGAVRLRPPAAAEVRLPSARLCYLCRCRLSSGAASFPRSAWALAASALPAQGSRRPVLSRPGLPTAFASFPACPQRSYSTEEKPQQHQKTKMIVLGFSNPINWVRTRIKAFLIWAYFDKEFSIAEFSEGAKQAFAHVSKLLSQCKFDLLEELVAKEVLHVLKEKVTSLPDNHKNALAANIDEIVFTSTGDISIYYDEKGRKFVNILMCFWYLTSANIPSETLRGASVFQVKLGNQNVETKQLLSASYEV; encoded by the exons ATGGCGCTGGCCGCTCGTCTGCTACCCCAGTTGCGGCACTCTGGGTCGCTGCCCTGCGGGGCCGTCCGACTCCGGCCTCCCGCTGCGGCCGAGGTGAGGCTGCCGTCGGCCAGACTTTGCTACCTCTGCCGCTGTCGCCTCAGCTCGGGAGCGGCGTCATTTCCCCGAAGCGCTTGGGCCTTGGCGGCCTCGGCGCTACCTGCCCAGGGCTCCCGGCGGCCAGTGCTCAGCCGCCCGGGACTCCCCACAGCCTTCGCTTCTTTCCCTGCCTGCCCTCAGCGCAGCTACAGCACGGAGGAGAAGCCCCAGCAGCACCAGAAAACCAAGATGATCGTCCTGGGATTCTCCAACCCTATCAACTGGGTTAGGACTCGAATTAAGGCCTTCCTTATCTGGGCCTATTTCGACAAAGAGTTCAGCATCGCAGAGTTCTCTGAGGGAGCGAAGCAG gcTTTTGCTCATGTATCCAAGTTGCTGTCACAGTGTAAATTTGATCTGTTGGAAGAACTTGTGGCCAAAGAG GTGCTACATGTATTGAAAGAAAAGGTTACTTCACTACCTGACAACCATAAAAATGCCCTTGCTGCTAACATAGATGAAATTGTATTTACATCAACAGGAGACATCTCCATTTACTATGATGAGAAAG GAAGGAAGTTTGTTAACATCCTGATGTGCTTTTGGTATCTAACCAGTGCCAACATCCCCAGTGAAACTTTAAGAGGAGCCAGTGTATTCCAGGTTAAGTTGGGGAATCAGAAtgtggaaactaaacaacttctTAGTGCAAGCTATGA GGTATAG
- the MAIP1 gene encoding m-AAA protease-interacting protein 1, mitochondrial isoform X1 — protein MALAARLLPQLRHSGSLPCGAVRLRPPAAAEVRLPSARLCYLCRCRLSSGAASFPRSAWALAASALPAQGSRRPVLSRPGLPTAFASFPACPQRSYSTEEKPQQHQKTKMIVLGFSNPINWVRTRIKAFLIWAYFDKEFSIAEFSEGAKQAFAHVSKLLSQCKFDLLEELVAKEVLHVLKEKVTSLPDNHKNALAANIDEIVFTSTGDISIYYDEKGRKFVNILMCFWYLTSANIPSETLRGASVFQVKLGNQNVETKQLLSASYEFQREFTQGVKPDWTIARIEHSKLLE, from the exons ATGGCGCTGGCCGCTCGTCTGCTACCCCAGTTGCGGCACTCTGGGTCGCTGCCCTGCGGGGCCGTCCGACTCCGGCCTCCCGCTGCGGCCGAGGTGAGGCTGCCGTCGGCCAGACTTTGCTACCTCTGCCGCTGTCGCCTCAGCTCGGGAGCGGCGTCATTTCCCCGAAGCGCTTGGGCCTTGGCGGCCTCGGCGCTACCTGCCCAGGGCTCCCGGCGGCCAGTGCTCAGCCGCCCGGGACTCCCCACAGCCTTCGCTTCTTTCCCTGCCTGCCCTCAGCGCAGCTACAGCACGGAGGAGAAGCCCCAGCAGCACCAGAAAACCAAGATGATCGTCCTGGGATTCTCCAACCCTATCAACTGGGTTAGGACTCGAATTAAGGCCTTCCTTATCTGGGCCTATTTCGACAAAGAGTTCAGCATCGCAGAGTTCTCTGAGGGAGCGAAGCAG gcTTTTGCTCATGTATCCAAGTTGCTGTCACAGTGTAAATTTGATCTGTTGGAAGAACTTGTGGCCAAAGAG GTGCTACATGTATTGAAAGAAAAGGTTACTTCACTACCTGACAACCATAAAAATGCCCTTGCTGCTAACATAGATGAAATTGTATTTACATCAACAGGAGACATCTCCATTTACTATGATGAGAAAG GAAGGAAGTTTGTTAACATCCTGATGTGCTTTTGGTATCTAACCAGTGCCAACATCCCCAGTGAAACTTTAAGAGGAGCCAGTGTATTCCAGGTTAAGTTGGGGAATCAGAAtgtggaaactaaacaacttctTAGTGCAAGCTATGA